Proteins encoded within one genomic window of Streptosporangiales bacterium:
- a CDS encoding MFS transporter, translating into MRGHAATPLSMFDAAYGGGTQEVRPGQAWIILAAAFAAMFSAFGIAYSYGAVVESLRADLGVGRAAGATLFSVASFAYFGLGGITGAAADRFGPRRVLLVGALAMGAGLVVTAQADSIGVALAGYGLGVGIAVACAYVPMLALVSGWYTKRRTFALGIAVTGIGLGTLAVPPAVAALVAEIGWRDTYRVLAAGGTAVLAGCAVVAQPPPPKDNGPGVRLRDALRMADYRRLYVSMLLLSLALFVPFVHLPAYVQERGISPGLAALLIGALGTGSVIGRLALGVVAGCWLLRTYKACFAVMTLSFAVWAGAGGSYPMLLLFASLLGVGYGGFVALSPAVVAARFGVDRLGSVLGVLYTGAALGSVAGPPLAGAAIDGAGHGAAIAGSLAFAAAALCVLVPFTPLPDDDPSHLPR; encoded by the coding sequence ATGAGGGGCCACGCCGCCACGCCGCTCTCCATGTTCGACGCCGCTTACGGGGGTGGCACGCAGGAAGTGCGTCCTGGGCAGGCGTGGATCATTCTCGCCGCCGCGTTCGCCGCGATGTTCAGCGCCTTCGGCATCGCCTATAGCTACGGTGCCGTCGTGGAATCGCTGCGCGCCGACCTTGGTGTCGGCCGGGCGGCGGGGGCCACACTGTTCTCCGTCGCCTCGTTCGCGTATTTCGGTCTCGGAGGGATTACGGGGGCGGCGGCCGACCGGTTCGGTCCACGTCGGGTGCTACTGGTCGGCGCCCTGGCGATGGGCGCGGGGTTGGTCGTGACGGCGCAGGCTGACTCCATCGGCGTTGCGCTCGCAGGCTACGGGCTCGGAGTCGGCATCGCCGTCGCTTGTGCTTACGTGCCGATGCTCGCGCTGGTCAGTGGTTGGTACACGAAGCGTCGGACGTTTGCGCTCGGGATCGCCGTAACCGGCATTGGGCTCGGGACACTGGCGGTTCCGCCCGCCGTGGCGGCGTTGGTGGCCGAGATCGGATGGCGCGACACATACCGCGTCCTGGCGGCCGGCGGAACGGCCGTGCTGGCCGGGTGTGCAGTCGTGGCCCAACCGCCACCGCCGAAGGACAACGGCCCGGGCGTTCGCCTGCGCGACGCGCTCCGCATGGCCGACTACCGCCGGCTCTACGTGTCGATGCTCTTGCTCTCGCTTGCCTTGTTCGTCCCGTTCGTGCACTTGCCGGCGTACGTGCAGGAGCGCGGCATCAGCCCAGGCCTGGCGGCGCTGCTCATCGGCGCGCTTGGCACCGGCAGCGTAATCGGGCGCCTCGCGCTCGGCGTGGTCGCCGGCTGCTGGCTGCTGCGCACCTACAAAGCCTGCTTCGCGGTGATGACGCTGAGCTTCGCGGTCTGGGCCGGCGCCGGTGGCAGCTACCCAATGCTCTTGTTGTTCGCGAGCCTGCTGGGCGTGGGCTACGGCGGCTTCGTGGCCCTCAGTCCCGCGGTCGTCGCCGCACGTTTTGGGGTTGACCGCCTCGGTTCGGTGCTTGGCGTTCTGTATACCGGGGCGGCGCTCGGCTCGGTCGCGGGCCCGCCGCTCGCCGGGGCGGCGATCGACGGGGCTGGCCACGGCGCGGCGATCGCGGGGTCGCTCGCGTTCGCGGCGGCGGCTCTCTGCGTGCTGGTGCCCTTCACGCCGCTGCCCGACGACGACCCCAGCCATCTGCCGCGGTGA
- a CDS encoding AMP-binding protein, which translates to MDSRAAKCPHAKESAAVEVARHKWTLAGLLSQRAQEAPDRPFVDVVGEAGDTFGQVHAAARRWAGLVRGLGVAPGEYVATMLAQPRMSLHGWFGINAARAGEVPVHLDYRGTYLAHVLNTTGVRVAIVDDGYVERFAEIADEVPLLETLVVAGDADAARRLPWRVVALEPALAVADPVDESATLGQSDISCVLFTSGTTGASKAVLIPYGHIRASVDGAWPPGDLGPGDAYYSMLPLYHVAAKVAVGAMLQAGGRVVLKPRFRTDEFWAEVRATGSTCVCLMGSMTGFLLDQPPRSDDRDHPLEKALIIPLPHQLDAFRERFGVRVRTLYNQTETSAPLRSSDYDTPDYRACGRPRPGVTCRLVDENDEEVAPGEVGELIVRCDEPWTMMAGYLGMAEKTVEAWRNQWMHTGDAFRMDAAGNYYFLDRMKDAIRRRGENISSVELEASVCEHHAVLECAAVGVESEYEEEEEEVKVIVVPQSGVELAPADLVEFLTERVPRFMVPRYVEVVPELPRTPTAKIRKVELRKLGITERTWDREALRPARGR; encoded by the coding sequence ATGGACTCGCGCGCTGCGAAGTGTCCCCACGCAAAGGAGAGTGCAGCGGTGGAGGTGGCAAGGCACAAGTGGACGCTCGCGGGGCTCCTCTCGCAGAGGGCGCAGGAGGCGCCCGACCGGCCCTTCGTGGACGTCGTCGGCGAGGCCGGGGACACCTTCGGCCAGGTGCATGCCGCGGCGCGGCGGTGGGCCGGGCTCGTCAGGGGCCTCGGGGTCGCGCCCGGCGAGTACGTCGCGACGATGCTCGCGCAGCCGCGGATGTCGCTGCACGGGTGGTTCGGGATCAACGCCGCCCGAGCGGGCGAGGTGCCTGTCCACCTTGACTATCGCGGCACGTACCTCGCGCACGTCCTCAACACGACCGGCGTGCGGGTCGCCATCGTCGACGACGGCTACGTCGAGCGCTTCGCGGAGATCGCCGACGAGGTCCCGTTGCTCGAGACACTCGTCGTCGCGGGCGACGCCGACGCTGCTCGCCGGTTGCCGTGGAGGGTCGTCGCGCTGGAGCCGGCGCTCGCCGTGGCCGACCCGGTCGACGAGTCGGCCACGCTCGGCCAGAGCGACATCTCGTGCGTCCTCTTCACCTCCGGCACCACCGGCGCCTCGAAGGCCGTCCTCATCCCCTACGGCCACATCCGCGCCAGCGTCGACGGCGCCTGGCCCCCGGGCGACCTCGGCCCGGGCGACGCCTACTACTCGATGCTGCCGCTCTACCACGTCGCCGCCAAGGTGGCAGTCGGCGCGATGTTGCAGGCGGGCGGCCGCGTAGTGCTCAAGCCGCGCTTCAGGACGGACGAGTTCTGGGCCGAAGTACGCGCGACCGGCTCGACGTGCGTGTGTCTGATGGGCTCGATGACCGGCTTCCTGCTCGACCAGCCGCCCCGCAGCGACGACCGCGACCATCCGCTCGAGAAGGCGCTGATCATTCCGCTGCCGCACCAGCTCGACGCCTTCCGCGAGCGCTTCGGCGTGCGCGTGCGGACGCTATACAACCAGACCGAGACCAGCGCTCCCCTGCGCTCGTCCGACTACGACACGCCGGACTACCGCGCGTGCGGCCGGCCGCGGCCCGGCGTCACCTGCCGCCTGGTCGACGAGAACGACGAGGAGGTCGCGCCGGGCGAGGTCGGCGAGCTGATCGTCCGCTGCGACGAGCCGTGGACGATGATGGCCGGATACCTCGGGATGGCCGAGAAGACGGTCGAGGCGTGGCGCAACCAGTGGATGCACACGGGCGATGCCTTCCGCATGGACGCAGCCGGCAACTACTACTTCCTCGACCGCATGAAGGACGCGATCCGCCGCCGCGGAGAGAACATCTCCTCGGTGGAGCTCGAGGCGAGCGTCTGTGAGCACCACGCAGTGCTGGAGTGCGCCGCGGTCGGCGTGGAGTCGGAGTACGAGGAGGAGGAGGAGGAGGTCAAGGTCATCGTCGTCCCCCAGTCGGGCGTCGAACTCGCGCCGGCCGACCTCGTGGAGTTCCTCACCGAGCGCGTCCCCCGGTTCATGGTCCCGCGCTACGTGGAAGTGGTGCCCGAGCTGCCGCGTACGCCCACCGCGAAGATCCGGAAGGTCGAGCTGCGCAAGCTCGGGATCACGGAGCGCACGTGGGACCGCGAGGCGCTGCGCCCGGCGCGCGGCAGGTGA
- a CDS encoding RidA family protein has protein sequence MQALGFVNPEGAPPPVGQYTNVSIVGAGAATAYVAGQLAVDETGALVAPGDFDAQADAVFAGLATLLESLGSSLKEVAFVRAFLVRDEDFVGWRDARRRAFAEHGVLEPPPATTVVVSGLYGGALIELDAVAVLASGS, from the coding sequence ATGCAGGCCCTCGGCTTCGTGAATCCCGAAGGGGCGCCCCCGCCCGTCGGCCAGTACACCAACGTCTCGATCGTCGGTGCCGGTGCGGCGACCGCGTACGTCGCCGGGCAGCTCGCGGTTGACGAGACGGGCGCGCTTGTCGCACCCGGGGACTTCGATGCACAGGCGGACGCCGTCTTCGCCGGCCTGGCAACACTGCTCGAGTCGCTGGGGTCGTCGCTCAAGGAGGTCGCGTTCGTCCGCGCCTTCCTTGTGCGCGACGAGGACTTCGTGGGGTGGCGCGACGCGCGCAGACGGGCCTTCGCCGAGCATGGCGTACTCGAGCCGCCGCCGGCCACGACCGTGGTCGTCAGCGGCCTCTACGGCGGCGCACTGATCGAACTCGATGCGGTTGCCGTCCTGGCCTCTGGCAGCTAG
- a CDS encoding AMP-binding protein, protein MATDAVPDYEHVTLPMLLRRRAEEHPDRVFLQEVGGDSQTYGEVLAGTRRWAAGLRGAGVQPGDKVLVMMPASNSSVQIWFALNGIGATEVPVHNDYRGQMLSHLIDVSGARMMTIHPRFLERLTELDRFGNLEKVVVLEEVTDTGLPLEELLAADLLAGAGAGEDEALDGHQYYDVSTIVFTSGTTGLSKGVLNVHAQLHVTSIGAWETLGPDDAYYSVLPPYHVGGKVAVCAMLGVGGRAVFRERFSTAEFWDDIRRYDCNVVALLGAMANFIFRQEPRPDDRDNPADKILMIPLIPEVEAFKERFGVRVRTIFNQTEISSPIATTGYDLFDNKSCGRARPGYDCRVVDDNDEEVPHGGVGELVVRCDRPWRLMAGYYKEPEKTVEAWRNQWLHTGDGFRRDEDGNFYFVDRFKDVIRRRGENISSVEVELIVNQHDDVMESAAIPVTSDVGEEEVKVAVVLKPGRELAEEVLARFCTERMPRFMVPRYIEFVDSLPKTPTEKIRKAELRKLGITEHTWDREAAGARVA, encoded by the coding sequence GTGGCGACCGACGCGGTGCCTGACTACGAGCACGTCACCCTCCCGATGCTCCTGCGCCGCCGCGCCGAGGAGCATCCCGACCGCGTCTTCCTGCAAGAGGTCGGCGGCGACTCCCAGACCTACGGCGAGGTTCTCGCCGGCACGCGCCGGTGGGCTGCTGGCCTCCGCGGGGCCGGCGTGCAGCCCGGCGACAAGGTGCTCGTGATGATGCCGGCCTCGAACAGCTCCGTGCAGATCTGGTTCGCGCTCAACGGCATCGGGGCGACCGAGGTCCCCGTGCACAACGACTACCGCGGCCAGATGCTCAGCCACCTGATCGACGTCAGCGGCGCGCGGATGATGACCATCCACCCGCGCTTCCTCGAGCGCCTCACCGAGCTCGACCGCTTCGGCAACCTTGAGAAGGTCGTCGTCCTCGAGGAGGTCACGGACACCGGCCTGCCGCTCGAGGAGCTCCTCGCGGCGGACCTGCTCGCTGGCGCTGGCGCGGGCGAGGACGAGGCGCTCGACGGCCATCAGTACTACGACGTGTCGACGATCGTCTTCACGTCGGGTACGACCGGCCTCTCCAAGGGCGTGCTCAACGTCCACGCCCAGCTGCACGTCACGAGCATCGGCGCCTGGGAGACGCTCGGCCCAGACGACGCCTACTACTCCGTGCTGCCGCCGTACCACGTCGGTGGCAAGGTCGCGGTCTGCGCGATGCTCGGTGTCGGCGGGCGCGCCGTCTTCCGCGAGCGCTTCTCGACGGCCGAGTTCTGGGACGACATCCGGCGCTACGACTGCAACGTTGTGGCGCTGCTCGGCGCGATGGCCAACTTCATCTTCCGGCAGGAGCCGCGGCCCGACGACCGCGACAACCCGGCGGACAAGATCCTGATGATCCCGCTGATCCCGGAGGTCGAGGCGTTCAAGGAGCGCTTCGGGGTCCGGGTGCGCACGATCTTCAACCAGACCGAAATCAGCTCCCCGATCGCCACGACCGGCTACGACCTCTTCGACAACAAGAGCTGCGGCCGCGCGCGCCCCGGCTACGACTGCCGCGTGGTCGACGACAACGACGAGGAGGTCCCGCACGGCGGGGTGGGTGAGCTCGTCGTCCGCTGCGACCGCCCGTGGCGACTGATGGCGGGCTACTACAAGGAGCCCGAGAAGACGGTCGAGGCGTGGCGCAACCAGTGGCTTCACACCGGTGACGGCTTCCGCCGCGACGAGGACGGCAACTTCTACTTCGTCGACCGCTTCAAGGACGTAATCCGCCGCCGCGGGGAGAACATCTCCTCGGTCGAGGTCGAGCTCATCGTCAACCAGCATGACGACGTGATGGAGTCGGCCGCCATCCCCGTCACCTCCGACGTGGGCGAGGAGGAGGTCAAGGTCGCCGTCGTGCTCAAGCCGGGCCGCGAGCTCGCGGAGGAGGTGCTCGCTCGGTTCTGCACCGAGCGGATGCCGCGATTCATGGTGCCGCGCTACATCGAGTTCGTCGACTCCCTTCCCAAGACCCCCACGGAGAAGATCCGCAAGGCCGAGCTGCGGAAGCTCGGGATCACGGAGCACACGTGGGACCGCGAGGCCGCCGGCGCTCGCGTCGCGTGA
- a CDS encoding flavin reductase family protein, translated as MILRNPGELENLASYKLLTGAMVPRPIAFVSTVGADGVENIAPFSWNTVVSTDPPMLAFTTFRLPGRLHDKEDTLRNVQDTGEFVYNIVTYDIEQKMVDTSADWAPEVDEFTQCGLTAVPSTAVKAPRLAESPVSFECTLERVIECGGGETHLVIGQVIAIDVVDELIVDGRLDMSSVARTGRMAGTQYVRTNDVLVLGAAAAGTRQRAYATDYLFDV; from the coding sequence ATGATCCTGCGCAATCCGGGGGAGCTCGAGAACCTCGCGTCCTACAAACTGCTCACGGGGGCGATGGTCCCGCGCCCGATCGCCTTCGTCTCGACCGTCGGGGCGGACGGCGTAGAGAACATCGCGCCGTTCAGCTGGAACACCGTCGTCTCGACGGACCCACCGATGCTGGCGTTCACGACCTTCCGGCTCCCGGGCCGCCTCCACGACAAGGAGGACACCCTCAGGAACGTCCAAGACACCGGCGAGTTCGTCTACAACATCGTCACGTACGACATCGAGCAGAAGATGGTCGACACGTCCGCTGACTGGGCGCCCGAGGTGGACGAGTTCACGCAGTGCGGCCTCACGGCGGTCCCGTCCACGGCGGTCAAGGCGCCGCGGCTGGCAGAGTCGCCCGTGAGCTTCGAGTGCACGCTCGAGCGGGTGATCGAATGCGGTGGCGGCGAGACGCACCTGGTCATCGGCCAGGTCATCGCGATCGACGTGGTGGACGAGCTGATCGTCGACGGACGGCTCGACATGTCGAGCGTCGCGCGGACCGGCCGCATGGCCGGGACGCAGTACGTCCGCACGAACGACGTGCTGGTCCTGGGCGCTGCGGCGGCCGGCACGCGCCAGCGCGCGTACGCGACCGACTACCTTTTCGACGTCTGA
- a CDS encoding muconolactone delta-isomerase: MEFLVEMQVNLPPDVDPGRLAELRVAEAARSRELLEAGAIVRIWRLPGRTANVGVWEARDGSELHALVASLPLFPWLDVTVSALAEHPTEAAEHAGQSVRSGS, translated from the coding sequence GTGGAGTTCCTCGTCGAGATGCAGGTCAACCTGCCGCCTGACGTGGACCCGGGTAGGCTGGCGGAGTTGCGCGTCGCCGAGGCGGCCCGGTCGCGCGAACTGCTCGAGGCGGGCGCGATCGTCCGCATCTGGCGGCTGCCGGGGCGGACCGCCAACGTGGGCGTCTGGGAGGCGCGCGACGGCTCTGAGCTGCACGCGCTCGTGGCATCGCTGCCGCTCTTCCCATGGCTCGACGTGACGGTCTCCGCCCTAGCGGAGCACCCGACGGAGGCGGCGGAGCATGCAGGTCAATCGGTGCGTTCGGGATCTTGA
- a CDS encoding ABC transporter substrate-binding protein: protein MASVARRFLTAAVVVAAAVFTGCGGDDGAPAGGGGGDTGTIKYGLISAFSGSTASWGTAEKAAVELGIEEVNKTGIKVDDTTYKFELLTYDSAYDPTKAASAAQEALTKDNVQFLENLGAGTVAAVQPLTERRNVLLICACGGDTFLGEEHLLTFRPYFDVPTSLKASLTYLQESDPNAKKLAMIYPDDEAGHTNAERSEQYARELGFETQMHFIDRSTQDLAPLMTKVLNGDPDAVDVGPSPEALYIGIVKEGGQQGFNGPYIFPDVLHFETTIDATGPKPLQASLSSPCQLEPTTDVAKNFASAFEEKAGMEVQWWAAQNYDAVRLLAKAIEEAQSLDTKAVAEVLGGDAITVDGATAGGAPSLSYGTVVNGLPRAFDVPYPVCEVKGGKLIQATTGS, encoded by the coding sequence ATGGCGAGCGTAGCTCGTAGGTTCCTCACTGCCGCCGTGGTTGTTGCGGCGGCAGTGTTCACGGGTTGTGGCGGCGACGACGGGGCGCCGGCCGGTGGTGGTGGTGGCGACACCGGCACGATCAAGTATGGGCTGATATCGGCGTTCTCGGGCTCGACGGCGAGCTGGGGCACGGCGGAGAAGGCCGCGGTCGAGCTCGGCATCGAAGAGGTCAACAAGACCGGCATCAAGGTCGACGACACGACATACAAGTTCGAGCTCTTGACCTATGACTCGGCCTACGACCCCACCAAGGCGGCGTCGGCTGCGCAGGAGGCGCTCACCAAGGACAATGTCCAGTTCCTCGAGAACCTCGGCGCCGGCACGGTCGCGGCGGTGCAGCCACTCACCGAGCGCAGGAACGTCCTGCTGATCTGCGCGTGCGGCGGCGACACGTTCCTCGGAGAGGAGCATCTGCTGACCTTCCGCCCCTACTTCGATGTCCCGACCTCGCTGAAGGCGTCGCTCACGTACCTCCAGGAGTCCGACCCCAACGCGAAGAAGCTCGCGATGATCTATCCGGACGACGAGGCCGGGCACACCAACGCCGAGCGCTCGGAGCAGTACGCTCGCGAGCTCGGCTTCGAGACCCAGATGCACTTCATCGACCGCTCGACGCAGGACCTCGCGCCGCTGATGACGAAGGTACTCAACGGCGACCCGGACGCGGTTGACGTCGGTCCGTCGCCCGAGGCGCTGTACATCGGGATCGTCAAGGAGGGCGGCCAGCAGGGCTTCAACGGTCCGTACATCTTCCCGGACGTCCTGCACTTCGAGACCACGATCGACGCCACCGGCCCCAAGCCGCTGCAGGCGTCGCTCTCGTCGCCGTGTCAGCTCGAGCCGACCACGGACGTCGCGAAGAACTTCGCCAGCGCGTTCGAGGAGAAGGCCGGCATGGAGGTCCAGTGGTGGGCCGCCCAGAACTACGACGCCGTCCGGCTCCTAGCGAAGGCCATCGAGGAGGCGCAGTCGCTCGACACGAAGGCGGTGGCCGAGGTGCTCGGTGGGGATGCCATCACAGTCGACGGCGCCACCGCTGGTGGCGCCCCCTCGCTCAGCTACGGGACCGTGGTCAACGGCCTCCCCCGAGCGTTCGACGTGCCCTACCCGGTGTGCGAGGTCAAGGGCGGCAAGCTGATCCAGGCGACGACCGGGTCCTGA
- a CDS encoding branched-chain amino acid ABC transporter permease — MAASPPLEETHLSIFVQVIPNGIVSGALLAVVAIGLTLIFGILQVINFAHGVLFLMGAYIVWYLTTHGVPYYAALLAAMALLGLAGVLLEIGIFNRLHGKVLEGAIAGIAVMVLLQNALTYVLPGDPQALDSPLNGRVELGGVVISHHRLFVVAVACSLCYGVYAFIRYTRLGRAIRAMQQDRIAAELQGIRVRTLGPLAFGIGAGLAGIAGGLVAPLQSISLTMGDAPLLSAFVVVILGGMGSVGGTFAAALLIGITQSIATTYWSAPGAVAVSFLLAMVVLVLRPEGLARHA, encoded by the coding sequence CTGGCGGCCTCCCCGCCTCTCGAGGAGACTCACTTGTCCATATTCGTCCAGGTGATCCCGAACGGGATCGTGTCGGGGGCCCTGCTGGCGGTCGTCGCGATCGGGCTCACGCTGATCTTCGGGATCCTGCAGGTCATTAACTTCGCCCACGGGGTGCTCTTCCTGATGGGTGCGTACATCGTCTGGTACCTGACGACGCACGGCGTCCCCTACTACGCGGCGCTGCTCGCGGCCATGGCGCTGCTGGGGTTGGCCGGCGTCCTGCTCGAGATCGGGATCTTCAACCGCCTCCACGGCAAGGTGCTCGAGGGCGCGATCGCTGGCATCGCGGTGATGGTGCTGCTCCAGAACGCCCTCACCTACGTCCTCCCAGGCGACCCCCAGGCGCTCGACTCGCCGCTGAACGGCCGCGTGGAGCTCGGCGGCGTGGTGATCTCGCATCACCGCCTCTTCGTCGTGGCCGTCGCCTGCTCGCTGTGCTACGGCGTCTACGCCTTCATCAGATACACGCGGCTCGGGCGCGCGATCCGCGCGATGCAGCAGGACCGCATCGCGGCGGAGCTCCAGGGCATCAGGGTGCGCACGCTCGGGCCGCTCGCCTTCGGAATCGGCGCCGGGTTGGCCGGCATCGCCGGCGGCCTGGTCGCGCCGCTGCAGTCGATCTCGCTGACCATGGGCGACGCGCCGCTCCTCTCGGCCTTCGTCGTCGTGATCCTCGGCGGCATGGGGAGCGTGGGCGGCACCTTCGCCGCCGCGCTGTTGATCGGCATCACCCAGAGCATCGCCACGACCTACTGGAGCGCCCCAGGAGCCGTCGCGGTCAGCTTCTTGCTCGCAATGGTCGTCCTCGTCCTCCGGCCCGAAGGATTAGCGCGGCATGCCTGA
- a CDS encoding ATP-binding cassette domain-containing protein, producing MPERTDAHAGGEHSARPGRGVLARAVATVATLALLVWLPAMVDPYTVHMLILTALAAVLAMSYRLLLVGGLASLCHGTFYGLGAYAFAIMTTKAGAPLIVGILAAIAVAAVAAALVGIPALRTAGAYFFLMTFAFYVVMQSLTQNFDSLTNGFAGIVGVGAPESLVDEVDWYYAALGLAVVSFAALYAVDRARWGLELRAVGAREDLAKAVGINMYLSLLLALVAGAAIAGVGGAMYASYTQAINPTSFGLWVSLAPLLYVMIGGPRYLIGSVLGAIYVTLVPLLSDWSAPMNAMFAALTLLLVIMLAPRGLYTTAVDAVRARVAGHDGAASAKESALAPAPAPVKADAPGTDAPPPSRNGAALLEAEGLRRSFDGVTAVNDVSLTISHGQIVGLVGPNGSGKSTIFNLLTGFLRPDEGSIVFAGEDITHAKPHRIARKGIARAFQSSVVFEDLTVYENVLVAVCAQRPANPLRRALLPVRARTGDTARARAVIDMVGLHEHAGVQAGSLPYGLKKALGVTVALATEPRLLAVDEPAAGMTEAETEALTAIIRRIRERGVSVIITEHRVSMIEALCDHVVALHDGRMIAEGTPAQVFADPLVQEAFLGQKHVEESVAVRD from the coding sequence ATGCCTGAGCGCACCGACGCCCACGCCGGCGGAGAGCACTCGGCCCGGCCGGGCCGGGGCGTGCTGGCGCGCGCCGTCGCCACCGTGGCGACGCTCGCGCTGCTCGTGTGGTTGCCGGCGATGGTGGACCCGTACACCGTCCACATGCTGATCCTGACCGCGCTCGCCGCGGTGCTCGCGATGAGCTACCGGCTGCTGCTCGTCGGTGGCCTCGCGTCGCTGTGCCACGGGACCTTCTACGGGCTGGGCGCGTACGCCTTCGCGATCATGACGACCAAGGCCGGCGCGCCGCTGATCGTCGGCATCCTCGCGGCGATCGCGGTGGCCGCCGTGGCCGCCGCGCTCGTCGGCATTCCCGCCCTGCGGACGGCCGGGGCGTACTTCTTCCTGATGACGTTCGCTTTCTACGTGGTCATGCAGTCGCTGACGCAGAACTTCGACTCGCTGACGAACGGCTTCGCCGGCATCGTCGGCGTCGGGGCCCCCGAGTCGCTCGTCGACGAGGTCGACTGGTACTACGCGGCGCTCGGACTCGCGGTCGTGTCATTTGCGGCGCTGTATGCGGTCGACCGCGCGCGCTGGGGCCTCGAGCTGCGCGCCGTCGGAGCGCGCGAGGACCTGGCCAAGGCGGTAGGGATCAACATGTACCTGAGCCTGCTGCTGGCGCTGGTGGCGGGCGCCGCCATCGCGGGCGTGGGCGGCGCCATGTACGCGAGCTACACGCAGGCGATCAACCCGACGTCCTTCGGACTCTGGGTCTCGCTCGCGCCGCTGCTGTACGTCATGATCGGCGGGCCGCGCTACCTGATCGGGTCGGTGCTCGGCGCGATCTACGTCACGCTCGTCCCGCTGCTGAGCGACTGGTCGGCACCGATGAACGCGATGTTCGCGGCGCTGACGCTGCTGCTCGTGATCATGCTCGCTCCGCGGGGGCTCTACACGACAGCCGTCGACGCGGTCCGCGCGCGCGTCGCCGGCCACGACGGCGCTGCCTCGGCGAAGGAGTCGGCGCTCGCGCCGGCGCCCGCGCCAGTGAAGGCCGATGCCCCAGGGACCGACGCCCCGCCGCCGTCGCGCAACGGCGCGGCGCTGCTGGAGGCCGAGGGCCTGCGGCGCAGCTTCGACGGCGTCACCGCCGTCAACGACGTGTCGCTGACGATCAGCCACGGCCAGATCGTCGGGCTCGTGGGCCCCAACGGGTCGGGCAAGAGCACCATTTTCAACCTGCTCACCGGCTTCCTGCGCCCGGATGAGGGCTCGATCGTCTTCGCTGGCGAGGACATCACGCACGCCAAGCCGCACCGGATCGCGCGCAAGGGCATCGCACGCGCGTTCCAGTCCTCCGTCGTCTTCGAGGACCTGACCGTCTACGAGAACGTGCTCGTCGCGGTCTGCGCTCAGCGCCCGGCGAATCCGCTGCGGCGCGCACTGCTGCCGGTGCGCGCGCGCACCGGCGACACCGCGCGCGCCCGCGCGGTGATCGACATGGTGGGCCTCCACGAGCATGCCGGCGTGCAGGCGGGCTCGCTGCCCTACGGCCTCAAGAAGGCGCTCGGTGTGACGGTCGCGCTGGCCACGGAGCCACGGCTGCTCGCCGTCGACGAGCCCGCCGCCGGCATGACCGAGGCGGAGACCGAGGCGCTCACCGCGATAATCCGTCGGATCCGCGAGCGCGGGGTGAGCGTGATCATCACCGAGCACCGGGTGTCGATGATCGAGGCGCTGTGCGACCACGTCGTCGCGCTTCACGACGGTCGCATGATCGCCGAGGGCACTCCGGCGCAGGTCTTCGCCGACCCGCTGGTGCAGGAGGCCTTTCTGGGGCAGAAGCACGTGGAGGAGTCCGTTGCCGTCCGAGACTGA